A segment of the Bdellovibrio bacteriovorus genome:
TCCCGCGCATGATTATCTTCATATTATGCGCGTGGTAAGCACAGCCAAGCAGCTTTGCCAGGCTGAACATGCCCGCTGGGAAATCGTCATGCCGGCGGCCTTCTTTCACGACTATATCAATGTTCCCAAGAATGATCCGCGCAGGCCTTATGCCTCCAAGCTGTCTGCCGAAGCGGCCATTGAATACCTGAAGTCTGTGCAGTATCCGGAACAGTACTTTGATGATATTCGCCACGCCATTGAATCACACAGCTACAGTGCCGGCATCAAACCAGAAACCCTGGAGGCCCGTATTGTTCAGGATGCCGATCGCCTGGACAGCCTGGGTGCCATCGGCATTGCCCGCTGCTTTGCCGTGACCACGCAGCTAAGCCGGCCTTTCTATGCCGAAGAAGACCCCTGGGCAGAGACGCGCGAACTGGACGACAAAAGTTATGGCATTGATCATTTCTTTTCGAAGCTGTTCAAATTGGTGGATCACCTGAACACACCAACCGCAAAAAAAGAAGGCGAACATCGTGTCGCCTTCATCAGAACCTATCTTGACCAGATCAAAAGAGAAATCTAGCGTCCGCTGTCTTCACCAAACATTGGCGCAGGAACCGACTCCACAATTCCCGCCTCAATCACAAATTCGCGCATCAGTTCAGCCAGCGACGCCGTTTTTTCCGGCGGCATATTCTGAAGAGTGTCGATCATATGTTCTTGAACTGTTCGGGGGATTTCGCTGAGTTTTTCCAGACCGGAGGGAGTGAGCGATACAACCACTTTGCGAGAATCTTCTTTGGATATCATGCGGGATACAAGGCCTTGCTCTTCAAGCTTTTTGACCACCACAGAGACGGAGCTTTGATGGGTGGTGGTCCTTAAAGCCAGGTCATTGATGGAAAGCCCTGGTTCCTCTTTGAGTTTTTTCATCACAAAAATTTGTGCGGCACTCAAACCTAGATCTTTCTCGAACTGACTGGAAGACACGCGAAGGGCTTTGAAGATATGGCGGATATAGTCCATGACTTCACCCACCTCGGACCTGTACTCAGAATAAGTATTACTCATGCAATCAATTAAGTACTATTCGATGAGATCGTGCAAACGATTTTTATATGCACTGCCATACATGACATTTTGCAAAGCCACGCAAAGACTAAGATGAAGAGATCTCGATGAACTCCGGCAGCCCTAGAGCTGAGGCTCCATTTGCGTTCGCAAAGTCAATTCTGTACGAGCGAAGAGCGATGCGATTGTCAGAAAGTTCCACAGTTGATCCATAAAGTTTGTCACCCACAATCGGATAACCGTGACGACTTAAATCAAAACGCAATTGGTGCGAACGTCCAGTGACAGGGTTCAGATCCCAGACCTGATATTCGCCCTGCATGCCTCTGAAAACCGCCACAGTAAGGCATTCCTTGCCTTGCGGGCTTTCATACGCCCGGCGTTTTCCCCGCAGCAAACGACAGCGCCACTCAAATGTGTTCCCCACTTGCGGACTGAGTGCCAGTTTATCATTGGGCACGTTCGCCGGGATATGCGCATAACTCTGCCCGGTGGTCAGAGCACGATAGGTCTTTTTCACAGTCTTGTTTTCGAACCACGCATTGGCTTTACGATGCGCCTCTGCTGTCTTGGCATAAACCACCAGACCCGAAACTTCGAAATCAAGTCGGTTCACCGGATAGATTTGAATTCCCTTTTCCTTCTGTAAAGCCGTTCCCAGGCACAGACGGGCATCATCTTCTTCAAAGCGACTGGGTGTGGAAAGCACACCTGCGGGTTTGTCACAGATGATAAAGTGAGTATTCTCAAATACGATCTGAATCATTTTTTACTAAGGCCTACGAGGAATATCTCTTTGGAAATCTTGCGGGTGGAATCCGGCTTCACGGCCTCCACTTTCGCGAAGGTCTTTTTCATTTCATCGCGAAGCTTGCCGAAGTCATCACTGTGGAAGAGCTTGCACACAAAGTGTCCGTCTTTTTTCAGGAAGCGACGAGCGACATCCAAAGCCAGCTCACACAACTCCATGGAACGTGCCTGATCGGTCATGCGAATGCCCGTGGTCTTGGGCGCCATGTCTGACATCACAATATCAAACGGCGGCACAAAGCCATGTTCCTTAAAGATGTCTTCCAGATTCAGATCACGAAGATCGGCCTGAATAAATACGGCATTCTTCAGCTTCACCGTCACCGGGCTCAGGTCCACACCCAGAACACGGCCTTTTTCACCCGCCATCTTGGAAGCATACTGCGACCACGACCCCGGAGAAGCACCCAGATCCAGCACCACCTGACCGGGCTTGAACATCTTGAATTTCTGGTCGATCTCTTCAAGTTTGAAGACGGAACGAGCCGCAAAGTTTTCCTGCTTTGCTTTTCTGAAGTAGTGATCGCGAGGATTATAAGTCATATCGGAGGGTTATCCAGCGAACCCCCGATAAAGTCCACCCCTTTTTGGGGCCTCGGTAAAAAGGATTAGGCGTCGCGAGGCTCTTTCACCATGGCCAGCAGAACGCCGCCAGAAACGAATAGAACGAGCAACCCCACCATCCCCCAGCGCGAGCTTCCGCTGAGCATCGCCCCGGCCGCGACCACCAATGGCCCCAGAATCGAGGCAAAGCGGCCCACGAGGTTGAACAGACCAAAGTATTCGCCACTGGCCTCTTTCGGGATCATACGGCCAAACATAGAGCGACTGAGGGACTGCACCCCACCCTGCACCAGACCGATTACGGTCGCCAGCAAATAGAAATGCGTGGCGGTTTTCATCTGGGTGGCGGCTATCACAGTCACTCCGTACACTATGATACAAACCAGAATTGGCATCTTGGCGCCCCAGCGCTTGGTCAAAGTTCCGAAGAAATAAGCACAAGGGAAACCGATGAACTGCGTGATCAGCAAAGCGGCAATCAGATCCTTGGATTCAAAACCAATCGAAATTCCGTAATCCACCGCCATGGTCATCACGGTGTAGACCCCATCAATATAAAGCCAATAAGCCACCATGAACATAAACAGATTGCGCTCTTTCATCAGGGCCTTCAAAGTCCCTTTGAGTGTGCGCAAACTTTCCAGCGTCAAGGTCCCGATGCCTTTCACCGATCTTTCCGCATCAGGCTCTGGCACGTTCTTCATCAGTGGTAAAGAAAACGCCAGCCACCACACCGACACAATCATGAACGACAGCTTGGTCGCCACCGTAGCATCCGGAATACCAAAGCTTAACGGATAAAGGGCCATCAGCACATTCAGCAGCAGCAGGACGCCGCCGCCCAGATAGCCCAGCGAGTATCCCAACGACGAAGCAAAGTCCATGTACTTGAGCTCCGCCACGTAAGGAAGAAGCGAATCATAAAAAACACTGGCCGCATTAAAAGCCGCCAGTGTGATACCGTAGGCCCACAA
Coding sequences within it:
- a CDS encoding MarR family winged helix-turn-helix transcriptional regulator, producing MSNTYSEYRSEVGEVMDYIRHIFKALRVSSSQFEKDLGLSAAQIFVMKKLKEEPGLSINDLALRTTTHQSSVSVVVKKLEEQGLVSRMISKEDSRKVVVSLTPSGLEKLSEIPRTVQEHMIDTLQNMPPEKTASLAELMREFVIEAGIVESVPAPMFGEDSGR
- a CDS encoding RluA family pseudouridine synthase, producing the protein MIQIVFENTHFIICDKPAGVLSTPSRFEEDDARLCLGTALQKEKGIQIYPVNRLDFEVSGLVVYAKTAEAHRKANAWFENKTVKKTYRALTTGQSYAHIPANVPNDKLALSPQVGNTFEWRCRLLRGKRRAYESPQGKECLTVAVFRGMQGEYQVWDLNPVTGRSHQLRFDLSRHGYPIVGDKLYGSTVELSDNRIALRSYRIDFANANGASALGLPEFIEISSS
- a CDS encoding RlmE family RNA methyltransferase, which gives rise to MTYNPRDHYFRKAKQENFAARSVFKLEEIDQKFKMFKPGQVVLDLGASPGSWSQYASKMAGEKGRVLGVDLSPVTVKLKNAVFIQADLRDLNLEDIFKEHGFVPPFDIVMSDMAPKTTGIRMTDQARSMELCELALDVARRFLKKDGHFVCKLFHSDDFGKLRDEMKKTFAKVEAVKPDSTRKISKEIFLVGLSKK
- a CDS encoding HD domain-containing protein, yielding MSAFQEKHWYHLFSNKARVLYPSSDPAHDYLHIMRVVSTAKQLCQAEHARWEIVMPAAFFHDYINVPKNDPRRPYASKLSAEAAIEYLKSVQYPEQYFDDIRHAIESHSYSAGIKPETLEARIVQDADRLDSLGAIGIARCFAVTTQLSRPFYAEEDPWAETRELDDKSYGIDHFFSKLFKLVDHLNTPTAKKEGEHRVAFIRTYLDQIKREI
- a CDS encoding MFS transporter; the protein is MNPNQKKKILSWAFYDWANSGYATTVMAAFFPVFLKQYWSVGTDAVVTTARLGVTISVSSLAIALLSPTLGVIADMKGYKKLFCMVFTLIGVVGCAWMGFIPQGDWVSALWAYGITLAAFNAASVFYDSLLPYVAELKYMDFASSLGYSLGYLGGGVLLLLNVLMALYPLSFGIPDATVATKLSFMIVSVWWLAFSLPLMKNVPEPDAERSVKGIGTLTLESLRTLKGTLKALMKERNLFMFMVAYWLYIDGVYTVMTMAVDYGISIGFESKDLIAALLITQFIGFPCAYFFGTLTKRWGAKMPILVCIIVYGVTVIAATQMKTATHFYLLATVIGLVQGGVQSLSRSMFGRMIPKEASGEYFGLFNLVGRFASILGPLVVAAGAMLSGSSRWGMVGLLVLFVSGGVLLAMVKEPRDA